A single window of Vidua chalybeata isolate OUT-0048 chromosome 7, bVidCha1 merged haplotype, whole genome shotgun sequence DNA harbors:
- the MLPH gene encoding melanophilin isoform X7 — protein sequence MGSRGGGAELFPLRQQHPRVRDSERSGGASNGSGFKSRRDEMGRKLDLSKLTDEEAKHVWEVVQRDFDLRKKEEERLEELKCKIDQESSKREFLTNQSHLNETHCVHCLQPFKFLLNSKRQCLDCHFYTCKNCSRYNKKEQGWVCDPCRLSRIVKIGSLEWYYEHVRSRFKRFGSAKVLQSLYGRLQPGQGLNSAFLGLHDRVYSLPDINRECQLLSSRDAGDDSDEEDNVLRGAEAERYSRMCKTKRLLSVHPFDFELDSDYSAQSRRQSVQLSPAASSPDAFQSFPDFPNSAEDGSQESRITDADLVFHHVLQEPGVSAPEQHFSTKVRLTVNARRRSLERNPKPGIPWNEPPRARYSADMDTSDEEVRGAQLPAHHTKRRNRASSQDNISHSSNQSLAPESHTDPDAEEEELKRKLEELASNISDKEVSSDEEEREEEKRAKKPEMNSSSDAVARDVRKVYLTAGKTYQLEKTLKELEEGAQHSGTTDSELSELEDKVASAAAQVQQAESEISDIESRIAALSAAGLTVKSVEKAKKKSSVQAACLHSPGPASSSPGESLDDIKAMPGLQRFRRKFNSPLEITSFDDSFDRNSVYRGSLTQRNPNGKNRRVERLFAKPVMTHLS from the exons ATGGGCAGCCGCGGAGGTGGGGCTGAGCTCTTCCCCCTTCGTCAGCAGCATCCCAGGGTACGGGACAGCGAGCGCTCGGGGGGAGCGAGTAACGGGAGCGGCTTCAAGTCTCGCCGAGACGAGATGGGCAGGAAGCTGGACCTCTCCAAGCTCACCGATGAAGAAGCCAAGCATGTTTGGGAAGTCGTTCAACGGGACTTTGATCTGCGGAAAAAAGAGGAGGAACGGCTGGA GGAGCTGAAATGCAAGATCGACCAGGAGAGCAGCAAGAGAGAGTTCCTGACCAATCAGTCCCACCTCAACGAAACTCACTGTGtgcactgcctgcagcccttCAAGTTCCTGCTGAACAGCAAACGGCAGTGCCTGGACTGCCACTTCTACACCTGCAAGAACTGCAGCCGCTACAACAagaaggagcagggctgggtctgTGATCCCTGCCGCCtctccag GATTGTGAAGATCGGCTCCCTGGAGTGGTACTACGAGCACGTGCGGTCCCGCTTCAAGAGGTTTGGAAGTGCCAAAGTGCTGCAGTCCCTCTatggcaggctgcagccaggccaggggcTCAACTCTGCCTTTCTGG GTCTTCATGACAGAGTTTATAGCCTGCCAGACATTAACA GAGAGtgccagctgctcagcagccgCGACGCCGGGGATGACAGTGATGAGGAAGACAATGTCCTTCGTGGGGCTGAAGCAGAGCGCTACAGCAGA ATGTGCAAGACAAAGCGGCTGCTGTCTGTGCACCCCTTTGATTTCGAACTGGACTCGGATTACTCTGCTCAGTCTCGCCGCCAGTCTGTgcagctctctccagcagccagcagcccaGATGCTTTCCAG TccttcccagatttccccaacTCAGCTGAAGATGGCTCCCAGGAGTCCAGGATCACGGATGCAGACCTGGTGTTCCACCACGTCCTGCAGGAGCCGGGGGTGAGCGCTCCGGAGCAGCACTTCAGCACCAAGGTTCGGCTCACCGTCAACGCACGGAGGAGGAGCCTGGAAAGAAACCCAAAGCCTG GCATCCCCTGGAACGAGCCGCCCCGGGCCCGGTACTCGGCCGACATGGACACCTCCGACGAGGAGGTGAGGggagcccagctcccagcccaccaCACCAAACGCCGGAACAGAGCCTCCTCCCAGGACAACATCAGCCACTCCTCCAACCAG TCTCTGGCCCCAGAGTCCCACACTGATCCCgatgctgaggaggaggagttgAAGAGGAAGCTGGAGGAGTTAGCCAGCAACATCAGTGATAAGGAAGTCTCTTCTGACGAGGAGGAGCgtgaagaagagaagagagcaAAGAAACCAGAGATGAATTCCTCCAGCGATGCCGTGGCCAGGGATGTTCGAAAG gTGTACCTGACTGCTGGAAAGACCTACCAGCTCGAGAAGACCCTGAAGGAGCTTGAGGAAGGGGCTCAGCACAGCGGCACTACTGACTCGGAGCTGTCGGAGCTGGAGGACAAAGTGgcctcagcagctgctcaggtgcagcaggcagagagtGAG ATATCGGATATCGAATCCCGGATTGCAGCTCTGTCTGCCGCAGGGCTGACAGTGAAGTCTgtggaaaaggcaaagaagaagTCGAGTGTGCAG GCTGCCTGTCTCCATTCTCCTggtcctgccagcagcagtccTGGGGAGTCTTTGGATGACATTAAA GCAATGCCCGGACTGCAGAGGTTCAGGAGGAAGTTCAACAGTCCCCTGGAAATCACCA gttTTGACGACTCCTTTGACCGCAACTCCGTGTACCGCGGCTCGCTGACGCAGAGGAACCCCAACGGCAAGAACAGGAGGGTGGAGCGGCTCTTTGCG AAGCCTGTGATGACCCACCTGTCCTGA
- the MLPH gene encoding melanophilin isoform X2, protein MGSRGGGAELFPLRQQHPRVRDSERSGGASNGSGFKSRRDEMGRKLDLSKLTDEEAKHVWEVVQRDFDLRKKEEERLEELKCKIDQESSKREFLTNQSHLNETHCVHCLQPFKFLLNSKRQCLDCHFYTCKNCSRYNKKEQGWVCDPCRLSRIVKIGSLEWYYEHVRSRFKRFGSAKVLQSLYGRLQPGQGLNSAFLGLHDRVYSLPDINRECQLLSSRDAGDDSDEEDNVLRGAEAERYSRMCKTKRLLSVHPFDFELDSDYSAQSRRQSVQLSPAASSPDAFQSFPDFPNSAEDGSQESRITDADLVFHHVLQEPGVSAPEQHFSTKVRLTVNARRRSLERNPKPGIPWNEPPRARYSADMDTSDEEVRGAQLPAHHTKRRNRASSQDNISHSSNQIHELNTRMSAIERVLNRLEEKILTRPDESLAPESHTDPDAEEEELKRKLEELASNISDKEVSSDEEEREEEKRAKKPEMNSSSDAVARDVRKRSSAQALSEITAKVLRAINATEAAVWESVHGQSQGCALPAGQLPGLPDGKEVAEVYRELEENVYLTAGKTYQLEKTLKELEEGAQHSGTTDSELSELEDKVASAAAQVQQAESEISDIESRIAALSAAGLTVKSVEKAKKKSSVQAACLHSPGPASSSPGESLDDIKAMPGLQRFRRKFNSPLEITSFDDSFDRNSVYRGSLTQRNPNGKNRRVERLFAKPVMTHLS, encoded by the exons ATGGGCAGCCGCGGAGGTGGGGCTGAGCTCTTCCCCCTTCGTCAGCAGCATCCCAGGGTACGGGACAGCGAGCGCTCGGGGGGAGCGAGTAACGGGAGCGGCTTCAAGTCTCGCCGAGACGAGATGGGCAGGAAGCTGGACCTCTCCAAGCTCACCGATGAAGAAGCCAAGCATGTTTGGGAAGTCGTTCAACGGGACTTTGATCTGCGGAAAAAAGAGGAGGAACGGCTGGA GGAGCTGAAATGCAAGATCGACCAGGAGAGCAGCAAGAGAGAGTTCCTGACCAATCAGTCCCACCTCAACGAAACTCACTGTGtgcactgcctgcagcccttCAAGTTCCTGCTGAACAGCAAACGGCAGTGCCTGGACTGCCACTTCTACACCTGCAAGAACTGCAGCCGCTACAACAagaaggagcagggctgggtctgTGATCCCTGCCGCCtctccag GATTGTGAAGATCGGCTCCCTGGAGTGGTACTACGAGCACGTGCGGTCCCGCTTCAAGAGGTTTGGAAGTGCCAAAGTGCTGCAGTCCCTCTatggcaggctgcagccaggccaggggcTCAACTCTGCCTTTCTGG GTCTTCATGACAGAGTTTATAGCCTGCCAGACATTAACA GAGAGtgccagctgctcagcagccgCGACGCCGGGGATGACAGTGATGAGGAAGACAATGTCCTTCGTGGGGCTGAAGCAGAGCGCTACAGCAGA ATGTGCAAGACAAAGCGGCTGCTGTCTGTGCACCCCTTTGATTTCGAACTGGACTCGGATTACTCTGCTCAGTCTCGCCGCCAGTCTGTgcagctctctccagcagccagcagcccaGATGCTTTCCAG TccttcccagatttccccaacTCAGCTGAAGATGGCTCCCAGGAGTCCAGGATCACGGATGCAGACCTGGTGTTCCACCACGTCCTGCAGGAGCCGGGGGTGAGCGCTCCGGAGCAGCACTTCAGCACCAAGGTTCGGCTCACCGTCAACGCACGGAGGAGGAGCCTGGAAAGAAACCCAAAGCCTG GCATCCCCTGGAACGAGCCGCCCCGGGCCCGGTACTCGGCCGACATGGACACCTCCGACGAGGAGGTGAGGggagcccagctcccagcccaccaCACCAAACGCCGGAACAGAGCCTCCTCCCAGGACAACATCAGCCACTCCTCCAACCAG ATCCATGAACTCAACACTCGCATGTCCGCAATCGAGCGCGTGCTGAACCgcttggaggaaaaaatcctgacACGCCCTGACGAG TCTCTGGCCCCAGAGTCCCACACTGATCCCgatgctgaggaggaggagttgAAGAGGAAGCTGGAGGAGTTAGCCAGCAACATCAGTGATAAGGAAGTCTCTTCTGACGAGGAGGAGCgtgaagaagagaagagagcaAAGAAACCAGAGATGAATTCCTCCAGCGATGCCGTGGCCAGGGATGTTCGAAAG AGGTCCTCGGCTCAGGCTTTGAGTGAGATCACGGCCAAAGTGCTGAGAGCCATAAACGCCACGGAGGCAGCGGTGTGGGAGTCGGTGCatggacagagccagggctgtgccctccCTGCGGGGCAGCTTCCAGGCCTGCCAGATGGGAAAGAGGTGGCCGAAGTGTACCGGGAGCTTGAGGAAAAT gTGTACCTGACTGCTGGAAAGACCTACCAGCTCGAGAAGACCCTGAAGGAGCTTGAGGAAGGGGCTCAGCACAGCGGCACTACTGACTCGGAGCTGTCGGAGCTGGAGGACAAAGTGgcctcagcagctgctcaggtgcagcaggcagagagtGAG ATATCGGATATCGAATCCCGGATTGCAGCTCTGTCTGCCGCAGGGCTGACAGTGAAGTCTgtggaaaaggcaaagaagaagTCGAGTGTGCAG GCTGCCTGTCTCCATTCTCCTggtcctgccagcagcagtccTGGGGAGTCTTTGGATGACATTAAA GCAATGCCCGGACTGCAGAGGTTCAGGAGGAAGTTCAACAGTCCCCTGGAAATCACCA gttTTGACGACTCCTTTGACCGCAACTCCGTGTACCGCGGCTCGCTGACGCAGAGGAACCCCAACGGCAAGAACAGGAGGGTGGAGCGGCTCTTTGCG AAGCCTGTGATGACCCACCTGTCCTGA
- the MLPH gene encoding melanophilin isoform X5, translating to MGSRGGGAELFPLRQQHPRVRDSERSGGASNGSGFKSRRDEMGRKLDLSKLTDEEAKHVWEVVQRDFDLRKKEEERLEELKCKIDQESSKREFLTNQSHLNETHCVHCLQPFKFLLNSKRQCLDCHFYTCKNCSRYNKKEQGWVCDPCRLSRIVKIGSLEWYYEHVRSRFKRFGSAKVLQSLYGRLQPGQGLNSAFLGLHDRVYSLPDINRECQLLSSRDAGDDSDEEDNVLRGAEAERYSRSFPDFPNSAEDGSQESRITDADLVFHHVLQEPGVSAPEQHFSTKVRLTVNARRRSLERNPKPGIPWNEPPRARYSADMDTSDEEVRGAQLPAHHTKRRNRASSQDNISHSSNQIHELNTRMSAIERVLNRLEEKILTRPDESLAPESHTDPDAEEEELKRKLEELASNISDKEVSSDEEEREEEKRAKKPEMNSSSDAVARDVRKRSSAQALSEITAKVLRAINATEAAVWESVHGQSQGCALPAGQLPGLPDGKEVAEVYRELEENVYLTAGKTYQLEKTLKELEEGAQHSGTTDSELSELEDKVASAAAQVQQAESEISDIESRIAALSAAGLTVKSVEKAKKKSSVQAACLHSPGPASSSPGESLDDIKAMPGLQRFRRKFNSPLEITSFDDSFDRNSVYRGSLTQRNPNGKNRRVERLFAKPVMTHLS from the exons ATGGGCAGCCGCGGAGGTGGGGCTGAGCTCTTCCCCCTTCGTCAGCAGCATCCCAGGGTACGGGACAGCGAGCGCTCGGGGGGAGCGAGTAACGGGAGCGGCTTCAAGTCTCGCCGAGACGAGATGGGCAGGAAGCTGGACCTCTCCAAGCTCACCGATGAAGAAGCCAAGCATGTTTGGGAAGTCGTTCAACGGGACTTTGATCTGCGGAAAAAAGAGGAGGAACGGCTGGA GGAGCTGAAATGCAAGATCGACCAGGAGAGCAGCAAGAGAGAGTTCCTGACCAATCAGTCCCACCTCAACGAAACTCACTGTGtgcactgcctgcagcccttCAAGTTCCTGCTGAACAGCAAACGGCAGTGCCTGGACTGCCACTTCTACACCTGCAAGAACTGCAGCCGCTACAACAagaaggagcagggctgggtctgTGATCCCTGCCGCCtctccag GATTGTGAAGATCGGCTCCCTGGAGTGGTACTACGAGCACGTGCGGTCCCGCTTCAAGAGGTTTGGAAGTGCCAAAGTGCTGCAGTCCCTCTatggcaggctgcagccaggccaggggcTCAACTCTGCCTTTCTGG GTCTTCATGACAGAGTTTATAGCCTGCCAGACATTAACA GAGAGtgccagctgctcagcagccgCGACGCCGGGGATGACAGTGATGAGGAAGACAATGTCCTTCGTGGGGCTGAAGCAGAGCGCTACAGCAGA TccttcccagatttccccaacTCAGCTGAAGATGGCTCCCAGGAGTCCAGGATCACGGATGCAGACCTGGTGTTCCACCACGTCCTGCAGGAGCCGGGGGTGAGCGCTCCGGAGCAGCACTTCAGCACCAAGGTTCGGCTCACCGTCAACGCACGGAGGAGGAGCCTGGAAAGAAACCCAAAGCCTG GCATCCCCTGGAACGAGCCGCCCCGGGCCCGGTACTCGGCCGACATGGACACCTCCGACGAGGAGGTGAGGggagcccagctcccagcccaccaCACCAAACGCCGGAACAGAGCCTCCTCCCAGGACAACATCAGCCACTCCTCCAACCAG ATCCATGAACTCAACACTCGCATGTCCGCAATCGAGCGCGTGCTGAACCgcttggaggaaaaaatcctgacACGCCCTGACGAG TCTCTGGCCCCAGAGTCCCACACTGATCCCgatgctgaggaggaggagttgAAGAGGAAGCTGGAGGAGTTAGCCAGCAACATCAGTGATAAGGAAGTCTCTTCTGACGAGGAGGAGCgtgaagaagagaagagagcaAAGAAACCAGAGATGAATTCCTCCAGCGATGCCGTGGCCAGGGATGTTCGAAAG AGGTCCTCGGCTCAGGCTTTGAGTGAGATCACGGCCAAAGTGCTGAGAGCCATAAACGCCACGGAGGCAGCGGTGTGGGAGTCGGTGCatggacagagccagggctgtgccctccCTGCGGGGCAGCTTCCAGGCCTGCCAGATGGGAAAGAGGTGGCCGAAGTGTACCGGGAGCTTGAGGAAAAT gTGTACCTGACTGCTGGAAAGACCTACCAGCTCGAGAAGACCCTGAAGGAGCTTGAGGAAGGGGCTCAGCACAGCGGCACTACTGACTCGGAGCTGTCGGAGCTGGAGGACAAAGTGgcctcagcagctgctcaggtgcagcaggcagagagtGAG ATATCGGATATCGAATCCCGGATTGCAGCTCTGTCTGCCGCAGGGCTGACAGTGAAGTCTgtggaaaaggcaaagaagaagTCGAGTGTGCAG GCTGCCTGTCTCCATTCTCCTggtcctgccagcagcagtccTGGGGAGTCTTTGGATGACATTAAA GCAATGCCCGGACTGCAGAGGTTCAGGAGGAAGTTCAACAGTCCCCTGGAAATCACCA gttTTGACGACTCCTTTGACCGCAACTCCGTGTACCGCGGCTCGCTGACGCAGAGGAACCCCAACGGCAAGAACAGGAGGGTGGAGCGGCTCTTTGCG AAGCCTGTGATGACCCACCTGTCCTGA
- the MLPH gene encoding melanophilin isoform X8 — MGSRGGGAELFPLRQQHPRVRDSERSGGASNGSGFKSRRDEMGRKLDLSKLTDEEAKHVWEVVQRDFDLRKKEEERLEELKCKIDQESSKREFLTNQSHLNETHCVHCLQPFKFLLNSKRQCLDCHFYTCKNCSRYNKKEQGWVCDPCRLSRIVKIGSLEWYYEHVRSRFKRFGSAKVLQSLYGRLQPGQGLNSAFLGLHDRVYSLPDINRECQLLSSRDAGDDSDEEDNVLRGAEAERYSRSFPDFPNSAEDGSQESRITDADLVFHHVLQEPGVSAPEQHFSTKVRLTVNARRRSLERNPKPGIPWNEPPRARYSADMDTSDEEVRGAQLPAHHTKRRNRASSQDNISHSSNQIHELNTRMSAIERVLNRLEEKILTRPDESLAPESHTDPDAEEEELKRKLEELASNISDKEVSSDEEEREEEKRAKKPEMNSSSDAVARDVRKVYLTAGKTYQLEKTLKELEEGAQHSGTTDSELSELEDKVASAAAQVQQAESEISDIESRIAALSAAGLTVKSVEKAKKKSSVQAACLHSPGPASSSPGESLDDIKAMPGLQRFRRKFNSPLEITSFDDSFDRNSVYRGSLTQRNPNGKNRRVERLFAKPVMTHLS; from the exons ATGGGCAGCCGCGGAGGTGGGGCTGAGCTCTTCCCCCTTCGTCAGCAGCATCCCAGGGTACGGGACAGCGAGCGCTCGGGGGGAGCGAGTAACGGGAGCGGCTTCAAGTCTCGCCGAGACGAGATGGGCAGGAAGCTGGACCTCTCCAAGCTCACCGATGAAGAAGCCAAGCATGTTTGGGAAGTCGTTCAACGGGACTTTGATCTGCGGAAAAAAGAGGAGGAACGGCTGGA GGAGCTGAAATGCAAGATCGACCAGGAGAGCAGCAAGAGAGAGTTCCTGACCAATCAGTCCCACCTCAACGAAACTCACTGTGtgcactgcctgcagcccttCAAGTTCCTGCTGAACAGCAAACGGCAGTGCCTGGACTGCCACTTCTACACCTGCAAGAACTGCAGCCGCTACAACAagaaggagcagggctgggtctgTGATCCCTGCCGCCtctccag GATTGTGAAGATCGGCTCCCTGGAGTGGTACTACGAGCACGTGCGGTCCCGCTTCAAGAGGTTTGGAAGTGCCAAAGTGCTGCAGTCCCTCTatggcaggctgcagccaggccaggggcTCAACTCTGCCTTTCTGG GTCTTCATGACAGAGTTTATAGCCTGCCAGACATTAACA GAGAGtgccagctgctcagcagccgCGACGCCGGGGATGACAGTGATGAGGAAGACAATGTCCTTCGTGGGGCTGAAGCAGAGCGCTACAGCAGA TccttcccagatttccccaacTCAGCTGAAGATGGCTCCCAGGAGTCCAGGATCACGGATGCAGACCTGGTGTTCCACCACGTCCTGCAGGAGCCGGGGGTGAGCGCTCCGGAGCAGCACTTCAGCACCAAGGTTCGGCTCACCGTCAACGCACGGAGGAGGAGCCTGGAAAGAAACCCAAAGCCTG GCATCCCCTGGAACGAGCCGCCCCGGGCCCGGTACTCGGCCGACATGGACACCTCCGACGAGGAGGTGAGGggagcccagctcccagcccaccaCACCAAACGCCGGAACAGAGCCTCCTCCCAGGACAACATCAGCCACTCCTCCAACCAG ATCCATGAACTCAACACTCGCATGTCCGCAATCGAGCGCGTGCTGAACCgcttggaggaaaaaatcctgacACGCCCTGACGAG TCTCTGGCCCCAGAGTCCCACACTGATCCCgatgctgaggaggaggagttgAAGAGGAAGCTGGAGGAGTTAGCCAGCAACATCAGTGATAAGGAAGTCTCTTCTGACGAGGAGGAGCgtgaagaagagaagagagcaAAGAAACCAGAGATGAATTCCTCCAGCGATGCCGTGGCCAGGGATGTTCGAAAG gTGTACCTGACTGCTGGAAAGACCTACCAGCTCGAGAAGACCCTGAAGGAGCTTGAGGAAGGGGCTCAGCACAGCGGCACTACTGACTCGGAGCTGTCGGAGCTGGAGGACAAAGTGgcctcagcagctgctcaggtgcagcaggcagagagtGAG ATATCGGATATCGAATCCCGGATTGCAGCTCTGTCTGCCGCAGGGCTGACAGTGAAGTCTgtggaaaaggcaaagaagaagTCGAGTGTGCAG GCTGCCTGTCTCCATTCTCCTggtcctgccagcagcagtccTGGGGAGTCTTTGGATGACATTAAA GCAATGCCCGGACTGCAGAGGTTCAGGAGGAAGTTCAACAGTCCCCTGGAAATCACCA gttTTGACGACTCCTTTGACCGCAACTCCGTGTACCGCGGCTCGCTGACGCAGAGGAACCCCAACGGCAAGAACAGGAGGGTGGAGCGGCTCTTTGCG AAGCCTGTGATGACCCACCTGTCCTGA
- the MLPH gene encoding melanophilin isoform X4: MGRKLDLSKLTDEEAKHVWEVVQRDFDLRKKEEERLEELKCKIDQESSKREFLTNQSHLNETHCVHCLQPFKFLLNSKRQCLDCHFYTCKNCSRYNKKEQGWVCDPCRLSRIVKIGSLEWYYEHVRSRFKRFGSAKVLQSLYGRLQPGQGLNSAFLGLHDRVYSLPDINRECQLLSSRDAGDDSDEEDNVLRGAEAERYSRMCKTKRLLSVHPFDFELDSDYSAQSRRQSVQLSPAASSPDAFQSFPDFPNSAEDGSQESRITDADLVFHHVLQEPGVSAPEQHFSTKVRLTVNARRRSLERNPKPGIPWNEPPRARYSADMDTSDEEVRGAQLPAHHTKRRNRASSQDNISHSSNQIHELNTRMSAIERVLNRLEEKILTRPDESLAPESHTDPDAEEEELKRKLEELASNISDKEVSSDEEEREEEKRAKKPEMNSSSDAVARDVRKRSSAQALSEITAKVLRAINATEAAVWESVHGQSQGCALPAGQLPGLPDGKEVAEVYRELEENVYLTAGKTYQLEKTLKELEEGAQHSGTTDSELSELEDKVASAAAQVQQAESEISDIESRIAALSAAGLTVKSVEKAKKKSSVQAACLHSPGPASSSPGESLDDIKAMPGLQRFRRKFNSPLEITSFDDSFDRNSVYRGSLTQRNPNGKNRRVERLFAKPVMTHLS; this comes from the exons ATGGGCAGGAAGCTGGACCTCTCCAAGCTCACCGATGAAGAAGCCAAGCATGTTTGGGAAGTCGTTCAACGGGACTTTGATCTGCGGAAAAAAGAGGAGGAACGGCTGGA GGAGCTGAAATGCAAGATCGACCAGGAGAGCAGCAAGAGAGAGTTCCTGACCAATCAGTCCCACCTCAACGAAACTCACTGTGtgcactgcctgcagcccttCAAGTTCCTGCTGAACAGCAAACGGCAGTGCCTGGACTGCCACTTCTACACCTGCAAGAACTGCAGCCGCTACAACAagaaggagcagggctgggtctgTGATCCCTGCCGCCtctccag GATTGTGAAGATCGGCTCCCTGGAGTGGTACTACGAGCACGTGCGGTCCCGCTTCAAGAGGTTTGGAAGTGCCAAAGTGCTGCAGTCCCTCTatggcaggctgcagccaggccaggggcTCAACTCTGCCTTTCTGG GTCTTCATGACAGAGTTTATAGCCTGCCAGACATTAACA GAGAGtgccagctgctcagcagccgCGACGCCGGGGATGACAGTGATGAGGAAGACAATGTCCTTCGTGGGGCTGAAGCAGAGCGCTACAGCAGA ATGTGCAAGACAAAGCGGCTGCTGTCTGTGCACCCCTTTGATTTCGAACTGGACTCGGATTACTCTGCTCAGTCTCGCCGCCAGTCTGTgcagctctctccagcagccagcagcccaGATGCTTTCCAG TccttcccagatttccccaacTCAGCTGAAGATGGCTCCCAGGAGTCCAGGATCACGGATGCAGACCTGGTGTTCCACCACGTCCTGCAGGAGCCGGGGGTGAGCGCTCCGGAGCAGCACTTCAGCACCAAGGTTCGGCTCACCGTCAACGCACGGAGGAGGAGCCTGGAAAGAAACCCAAAGCCTG GCATCCCCTGGAACGAGCCGCCCCGGGCCCGGTACTCGGCCGACATGGACACCTCCGACGAGGAGGTGAGGggagcccagctcccagcccaccaCACCAAACGCCGGAACAGAGCCTCCTCCCAGGACAACATCAGCCACTCCTCCAACCAG ATCCATGAACTCAACACTCGCATGTCCGCAATCGAGCGCGTGCTGAACCgcttggaggaaaaaatcctgacACGCCCTGACGAG TCTCTGGCCCCAGAGTCCCACACTGATCCCgatgctgaggaggaggagttgAAGAGGAAGCTGGAGGAGTTAGCCAGCAACATCAGTGATAAGGAAGTCTCTTCTGACGAGGAGGAGCgtgaagaagagaagagagcaAAGAAACCAGAGATGAATTCCTCCAGCGATGCCGTGGCCAGGGATGTTCGAAAG AGGTCCTCGGCTCAGGCTTTGAGTGAGATCACGGCCAAAGTGCTGAGAGCCATAAACGCCACGGAGGCAGCGGTGTGGGAGTCGGTGCatggacagagccagggctgtgccctccCTGCGGGGCAGCTTCCAGGCCTGCCAGATGGGAAAGAGGTGGCCGAAGTGTACCGGGAGCTTGAGGAAAAT gTGTACCTGACTGCTGGAAAGACCTACCAGCTCGAGAAGACCCTGAAGGAGCTTGAGGAAGGGGCTCAGCACAGCGGCACTACTGACTCGGAGCTGTCGGAGCTGGAGGACAAAGTGgcctcagcagctgctcaggtgcagcaggcagagagtGAG ATATCGGATATCGAATCCCGGATTGCAGCTCTGTCTGCCGCAGGGCTGACAGTGAAGTCTgtggaaaaggcaaagaagaagTCGAGTGTGCAG GCTGCCTGTCTCCATTCTCCTggtcctgccagcagcagtccTGGGGAGTCTTTGGATGACATTAAA GCAATGCCCGGACTGCAGAGGTTCAGGAGGAAGTTCAACAGTCCCCTGGAAATCACCA gttTTGACGACTCCTTTGACCGCAACTCCGTGTACCGCGGCTCGCTGACGCAGAGGAACCCCAACGGCAAGAACAGGAGGGTGGAGCGGCTCTTTGCG AAGCCTGTGATGACCCACCTGTCCTGA
- the PRLH gene encoding prolactin-releasing peptide yields the protein MKLGVACLLWLLLVCLTLPATHGRVLERSMEIRSKENMNPDIDPSWYTGRGIRPVGRFGRRRALGGGGQPGGPGQRGCAAPRPPRLGLNP from the exons ATGAAGCTGGGGGTCGCCTgcctcctgtggctgctgctcgTCTGCCTGACCCTGCCTGCCACGCACGGCCGCGTCCTTGAGCGCTCCATGGAAATCAGGAGTAAGGAGAACATGA ACCCGGACATCGACCCCTCGTGGTACACGGGCCGCGGGATCCGGCCGGTGGGGCGCTTCGGGAGGCGACGAGCCCTGGGCGGGGGCGGCCAGCCCGGCGGGCCCGGGCAGCGAGGCTGTGCAGCCCCCCGCCCTCCCCGGCTGGGGCTGAACCcctga
- the RAB17 gene encoding ras-related protein Rab-17 — protein sequence MAQTVTPGTSPEGPHPFYMYKVVLLGSMSVGKSSLAYRYVKNDFRELLPTVGCSFFTQILDLEEATVKFEIWDTAGQEKYQSVCHLYYRDAHAALLVYDIANKQTFSRAKLWLEELEKKFLPDEIVIALVGNKTDLAAEREVTAEEGEDFAQTKGLLFMETSAKSNHQVNDVFMAIVQELLRREKEKASKPSPRGRSTVDLRASGASSRCCRS from the exons ATGGCACAGACGGTGACACCAGGCACGTCCCCAGAGGGGCCTCATCCCTTCTACATGTACaaggtggtgctgctgggcagcatGTCCGTGGGCAAGTCCAGCCTGGCCTACAGATACGTGAAAAACGActtcagggagctgctgccaacCGTGGGAT GCTCCTTCTTCACACAGATACTCGACCTGGAGGAGGCCACTGTCAAGTTTGAGATCTGGGACACGGCGGGCCAGGAGAAGTACCAGAGTGTCTGTCACCTCTACTACCGGGATGCCCACGCTGCCCTCCTCGTTTATGACATTGCTAACAAG CAAACATTCAGCAGAGCAAAGCtgtggctggaggagctggagaagaaatTCCTTCCCGATGAAATCGTGATTGCTCTGGTGGGCAACAAGACTGACCTTGCTGCTGAGCGAGAGGTCACCGCTGAG GAGGGGGAAGACTTTGCACAAACAAAAGGCCTCCTGTTCATGGAGACATCTGCAAAATCCAACCACCAAGTAAATGATGTCTTCATGGCCATAG TCCAAGAGCTcctgaggagggaaaaagagaaggcatCGAAGCCATCCCCACGTGGGAGGTCGACCGTGGACCTGCGGGCGAGCGGGGCGAGTTCGAGGTGCTGCCGGAGCTGA